TCTCTGCCACAGGCCCTGCCTGTAATCAAAGAAGACCTGTTTATTCAAAAGGTCATAATATAGCCATTAAATAAGCAGTTAATCATACTTTACTATCGGACGATAGTTATACAAGTTGATAAAATGGTTTAAGCTGATTTGATTTGAAATAATTTATGCCCTAATCTACACCCTGTTATTTAAAAAGTGTGTAAGTGGTTGAAAATAAGATGCTTAAAATATAGGTACGGCGTCCTGCCACCCCGACAACAATTTAAAAACCCTCTAACTGTAAAAGTTTAGAGGTTTTTTTGGTTTTAGTCATATCGAAGATAAGCAACGGAATATCTATGTCTTTTAAATATATAATGCTATTCCACTCCTTGACTTTGCATCTTTATCACATATATGGCTTTACGTGCAGTAATAAATAAATGATCCCTATCTTCTCCAAAAAAGCAAACATTGGTAGGGATTTCTGTAACTTTAATCTGATCGAGCAGCTTGCCGTCTGGACTATAGATAAAAACACCTCCGGCACCAGTCAGGTATAAACGTCCCTGGTTATCCAGTGTCATGCCATCAGAACCCCGTTCAATGATCAGGTCTTTTCCAATCAGGTCTCCGTTCTTTTCGATACGGAATCTGTAGGTTTTTCCGGCGCGGTTATCTGCTACATACAAGTATTTACCATCGGGTGTACCAACAATACCATTCGGTTTAACCATCCCGCTGGCAGCTACTTTTACGGCGTTACTACCTTTTGGAAGGTAATACACATCTTCATTTTTAAGATCAGGGGCAGTCCTTTTCCAATAATCACGCTGGTAATAGGGATCGGTAAAATACATTCCGCCATTGGGATGGATCCAGATATCGTTTGGTCCGTTGAATTGTTTGCCAAGCTTGCTGTTTAGGACAATTTTTATTTTACCGGACGGACTTATAGACCATAGCTGTCCCTCTTCATCGGCACAGGTAATCAGGTTGCCCTTTTTATCGAAATAAGTTCCGTTGGCCCTGCCCGATTTATTCAAAAAAACAGAAAGCTGCTGATCCCTTGCCTTATATTTCCAGATCTTATCATTCGGTTGATCGGTAAAAAATACATCTCCGTTTTTATCAACAGAGCAACCTTCCGTAAAACTGAATTTCGAAGAAACCAGTTTAAGGTCGGATTGAACAAAGAGAGGCGCACTAATACCAGACTGTGCATTCAAAAAAAATGGCGCAAATAATCCTATTGCGATTAAAAAACTAATTCTATAAATATTCATTTCTGTGCGGATCTGTCAAAAGATAAGCCTAATCTATAACTATTTAGTAAACTGAAGCTGACTAAAATTAAAAGACCCCGTAATAGCCAACACTTTTAGGTTTGTTCCACTTTTCTGTGAGATGTATACAATGGTAAGAATCAGATAGAGGTGAACTTCTAACGGCTCCCGGAGCAGTATGTCAATAAATTTATTACACTGAAGAGCAAGGAGGAAATAGTGTTTACAATCTTAGCCTTTAAAAAATCCCAAAACATACTAACCTAGTTTTGCTTTCTGATCAGGGCTGGCTATACCAGATGAGGCAGCCCATTTTTTTCTATAATTCTGTTCAATTTATTCACACCCAATTAATTAATGCTAATGGACCGGTTTAGCTGGTAATAAGGCCCTATTTGCATATTGATCAAAACGCTTTTCTTTAAAAAAAAATCCAAGTAATAATGAATAAAATGAATGTATATATTTGATATATAGCTTATTATATTTGATGTGTTTTTCGTCTGTTAACTCATTGATGCTACAATTATGAAACAATCTCGCCAAGTTGATAAAATAATTATGTACATAATGTTAAACCTATGCTCTCACTCACAGAAATCTACGAAAGCTATCAGGACCACGCAGGTTCTGTAACTTTTCCCTCCTCCCCAGAAAATCTATATGGTTCCATCGTTTATTTCCTGGACTATCCAGGGAAAAGGATAAGGCCGGTTCTATGCCTGATGGGAAATGAACTTTTCGATAAAATACATCCCAATGCTTACGTTGCTGCTTATGCCATGGAACTCTTCCATAATTTTACCCTGGTGCACGACGATATCATGGACCATTCCGCAATTCGCAGAGGACGGCCGACTTTGCATGTAAAGTATGGTCAGGATACGGCAATACTTGCCGGCGATATGTTATTGATTCATGCCTATTTGCAGCTCAACAAAATAACACAGGAATACCGTACGCAGATTATAAATATATTCTCTGAGATGGCTTGTCAGGTCTGCGAAGGCCAGCAAATGGATATTGAATTTGAAGATCGGGCCATTGAATCGGTGAGCTATGCAGAATATCTTAAAATGATTACCCTTAAAACTTCTGTTTTGTTAGGTGCTGCAGCAAAAATAGGGGCGATTATAGGTTCGGCAAGTGCTAAACAGCAAGAGGATATTTATGAGTTTGGGAAAAACATTGGAATTGCTTTTCAGATACAGGACGACTTTTTGGATGCTTTTGGGAATACCCTGAAAATGGGAAAACAAGCTGGTAGCGATATCCTGGAGAATAAAAAAACAGCACTCTTATTGAAAGCTTTTGAATTGGCAAATTCTTCGCAGAAAAATCAATTGAAAGAAGCAATGAA
This region of Pedobacter steynii genomic DNA includes:
- a CDS encoding polyprenyl synthetase family protein, whose translation is MLSLTEIYESYQDHAGSVTFPSSPENLYGSIVYFLDYPGKRIRPVLCLMGNELFDKIHPNAYVAAYAMELFHNFTLVHDDIMDHSAIRRGRPTLHVKYGQDTAILAGDMLLIHAYLQLNKITQEYRTQIINIFSEMACQVCEGQQMDIEFEDRAIESVSYAEYLKMITLKTSVLLGAAAKIGAIIGSASAKQQEDIYEFGKNIGIAFQIQDDFLDAFGNTLKMGKQAGSDILENKKTALLLKAFELANSSQKNQLKEAMNTAGESKVQAVIAVYKELKVDLWADWAIHHYTEIAFNSLDRIEIPIHKKEKLTELANSLLVRQS
- a CDS encoding SMP-30/gluconolactonase/LRE family protein, which codes for MNIYRISFLIAIGLFAPFFLNAQSGISAPLFVQSDLKLVSSKFSFTEGCSVDKNGDVFFTDQPNDKIWKYKARDQQLSVFLNKSGRANGTYFDKKGNLITCADEEGQLWSISPSGKIKIVLNSKLGKQFNGPNDIWIHPNGGMYFTDPYYQRDYWKRTAPDLKNEDVYYLPKGSNAVKVAASGMVKPNGIVGTPDGKYLYVADNRAGKTYRFRIEKNGDLIGKDLIIERGSDGMTLDNQGRLYLTGAGGVFIYSPDGKLLDQIKVTEIPTNVCFFGEDRDHLFITARKAIYVIKMQSQGVE